In Candidatus Syntrophosphaera sp., the genomic stretch GTTTCCGGGATGGTGAGTCCCGGGGCCAGAGGCTGGAGCAGTTCGCGCACCAGTTCTGTCTTGTAGCGCAGTTGGGTGGGATAATCCAAGTTGAGCCAGTCGCAGCCGCCGCAGGGGATCTCGGCCGCGAATGAGGCGCAGGGAGAGGAAATGACCCCCTCACCGCGGGCAAGATACTTCGAGACCCGGGCAAAGGCCACATCCTTGCGTTCGCGCAGGAGAGAGGCCTCGATCTCGTCCCCGGGAAAGGCGTAGGGCACAAAAACAGCCTTGCCTTCGGCGAAGCCAAGGCCTTGGCCGCCCAGAGCGAGTTTTTCGATCTTCAGCCGGAAATTTTTGTTCACACCATCAATTTCCGCAGCCGCTCGATCCGCTTTTGCACTGGCGGATGCGTGGCAAAGAGGGATAAGGCCTGCCTGCTGTTGATCTTGGCGATCGAATAGGCGTCCTTCCTTTTTTGGGGCACGTGTCCGGCGCTGATCTTTTCCAGGGCCGTGATCATGTGGCCGGGGCTGGTGAGCCTGGCAGAACCTGCGTCCGCCACGAATTCGCGATGGCGGGAATGAGCGGCCAGGGCGACATTGGCAAAGATCATCAGGATATTCTGGATGAGCATGGCGATCATGAAGTGGCTGGCGTTGTTCATCCCGCTGCTGCGGTTGGAGCTGTCATTGCCGCCTCTGCGGCCGCTCAACACGGCGGCGATGATGTTGGCCAGGAAGAGGACAAAAGTGTTGATCGTGCCCATCAGCAGGGTGGTGGTGACCATATCGCCCTCGGTGATGTGGGTCATTTCATGGCCAGCGACGGCCGCCAGTTCGTCCTCATCCAAGTTTTGCATGATGGCGCTGGAAAAGGCGATGAGCGACTTGTTCTTGGAAGCGCCGGTGGCGAAGGCGTTGTTGTCCGGGGATTGGTAGATCCCGAATTCCGGCATCTTGATCCTTTTGTGGGCGGACATTTTCTCCAGGGTGTCATAGAGATACAAAGCCTTTCCGG encodes the following:
- the htpX gene encoding protease HtpX, whose amino-acid sequence is MALIKRWGLFLTVNILVLAVLGAIMQFLGLQRSDWLSLLVYCAIFGFAGAMISLFASKAMAKSAYKIKPLTRETASGKALYLYDTLEKMSAHKRIKMPEFGIYQSPDNNAFATGASKNKSLIAFSSAIMQNLDEDELAAVAGHEMTHITEGDMVTTTLLMGTINTFVLFLANIIAAVLSGRRGGNDSSNRSSGMNNASHFMIAMLIQNILMIFANVALAAHSRHREFVADAGSARLTSPGHMITALEKISAGHVPQKRKDAYSIAKINSRQALSLFATHPPVQKRIERLRKLMV